A DNA window from Dethiosulfovibrio faecalis contains the following coding sequences:
- a CDS encoding glucose-6-phosphate isomerase, with protein sequence MFGATFFNGVASSSLNEKRLKEAATWIDQGVQNGLPGFGWVKLPDADIGSVLEIAKWLGKFGSIVQIGIGGSSLGNLMLHQALLPPYFNEMDRVERGDVPRFYMADNLDEGENHAIWNRIDPKDTAFIVVSKSGRTLETMGNFLLFWERMTEVLGEEASSRLVVITDAEDGLLRRFVKESGCRSLILPADVGGRYSVLSSVGLLSAAALGIDVEKLLEGASEVREGLFDGKASGDNLAWVMAWNLLYQMETGRSNTVFMPYGDRMERLSEWFCQLWAESLGKEGAGFTPLRALGAVDQHSQLQLYSQGPDDKAYIVLGVKPRGRFAIKGSIIPSLEELSFLDGLTQEDLLDHERRAIVAVLAGENRPVFSMTMDSLDERTLGGLIFFLEYLTALTGRLMDISPFDQPGVELGKKYANGLAGKKEDSCYVNLVQEVEERFRTGRVEI encoded by the coding sequence ATGTTCGGCGCGACTTTTTTCAACGGAGTGGCCTCTTCGAGCTTAAACGAGAAAAGGTTAAAAGAGGCTGCCACCTGGATAGATCAGGGGGTTCAGAATGGACTGCCAGGATTTGGATGGGTGAAATTACCCGATGCCGATATAGGGTCTGTCTTGGAGATAGCCAAATGGTTAGGGAAGTTTGGCTCCATAGTTCAGATAGGTATAGGCGGCTCCTCCCTGGGCAACCTGATGCTCCATCAGGCTTTGCTGCCTCCCTATTTCAACGAGATGGACAGAGTAGAGAGGGGAGATGTTCCCAGATTCTACATGGCGGATAACCTCGACGAAGGGGAGAATCATGCGATATGGAACAGGATAGACCCGAAAGATACAGCTTTCATCGTGGTTAGTAAGTCGGGGAGAACCCTGGAGACCATGGGCAACTTTCTCCTGTTCTGGGAGCGTATGACCGAGGTTCTGGGAGAAGAGGCTTCTTCCAGGTTGGTTGTCATAACCGACGCCGAAGACGGTCTGCTACGTCGTTTTGTGAAGGAATCGGGGTGCCGCAGTCTGATACTTCCGGCGGACGTGGGGGGACGCTATTCCGTTCTGTCCTCCGTCGGGCTTCTCTCCGCCGCCGCTTTGGGGATAGACGTCGAAAAACTGTTGGAGGGTGCCTCCGAGGTTAGAGAGGGTCTTTTCGACGGCAAGGCTTCGGGGGATAATCTGGCGTGGGTTATGGCCTGGAACCTCCTGTATCAGATGGAGACGGGAAGATCGAACACGGTTTTTATGCCCTACGGAGACAGGATGGAGCGGCTTTCCGAGTGGTTCTGCCAGCTCTGGGCGGAAAGTCTTGGCAAGGAAGGTGCGGGATTCACTCCTTTGAGGGCGCTGGGGGCGGTCGATCAGCATTCTCAGCTGCAGCTCTACTCTCAGGGACCGGACGATAAGGCCTATATAGTTCTGGGGGTAAAACCGAGGGGTCGATTTGCCATAAAAGGATCGATAATCCCCTCCCTGGAGGAGCTTTCCTTTCTCGACGGATTGACTCAGGAGGATCTCCTTGATCACGAGAGAAGGGCAATAGTGGCCGTTTTGGCCGGAGAAAACAGGCCGGTGTTTTCCATGACCATGGATAGCCTGGACGAGAGGACTCTGGGAGGTCTGATATTCTTTCTGGAATACCTGACCGCCTTAACCGGTCGTCTCATGGATATATCTCCCTTCGATCAGCCTGGAGTAGAGCTGGGTAAAAAGTACGCAAACGGGCTGGCCGGAAAGAAAGAGGACAGCTGTTACGTGAACTTGGTCCAGGAGGTGGAGGAAAGGTTTAGGACAGGTAGGGTCGAGATCTAG
- a CDS encoding tRNA 2-thiocytidine biosynthesis TtcA family protein, with protein MKKHSLGNRIRGKIGRAIFDYDMISEGDHVVVGLSGGKDSVFLLVALNQIRRWSPVKFDLSACSVDISGGSWDVSPMEELCDELKIPYKVVPHPIEEIIRIREERSPCSFCANMRRGILNSYAKEMGGNTVALGHNLDDAVETALMNLFRTGRFRSFQPRIWQSNSDMNLIRPLLYLTEKAILQEISRMEIPLVRYTCPFSLETERTRAKELVLDLTARFPDAKQNILHALRSIDGKDRWQAED; from the coding sequence ATGAAAAAACATAGCCTTGGGAACCGTATAAGAGGAAAGATAGGCAGAGCTATCTTCGATTATGACATGATTTCCGAAGGAGACCATGTCGTCGTGGGGCTGTCCGGCGGAAAGGACAGCGTCTTTCTCCTGGTGGCTCTCAATCAGATCCGAAGATGGAGCCCGGTTAAATTCGATCTTTCCGCCTGTAGCGTCGACATTTCAGGAGGAAGCTGGGATGTTTCTCCTATGGAGGAACTCTGCGACGAGCTAAAAATCCCCTACAAGGTCGTACCCCACCCTATAGAGGAGATAATACGCATCAGAGAGGAGAGGTCCCCCTGTAGCTTCTGCGCCAACATGAGGAGAGGCATCCTCAACAGCTACGCCAAAGAGATGGGCGGCAACACCGTAGCCCTGGGGCATAATCTGGACGACGCCGTCGAGACAGCTCTCATGAACCTATTCCGCACAGGCAGGTTCAGATCCTTCCAGCCCAGGATATGGCAGAGCAACAGCGATATGAACCTCATAAGACCGCTCCTTTACCTTACGGAAAAGGCCATACTACAGGAGATCTCGAGGATGGAGATCCCACTTGTTCGCTACACCTGCCCCTTTTCCCTAGAGACTGAGAGGACCAGGGCCAAGGAATTGGTCCTTGACCTGACGGCAAGGTTTCCCGACGCCAAGCAAAACATACTTCACGCCCTTAGATCGATAGACGGGAAAGACCGATGGCAGGCCGAAGACTAG
- a CDS encoding response regulator, with protein sequence MEKIRMVLIDDHKLFRDGMKKLLAMEPDLSVEGEASDGIEGLALIKRSKPDVVLLDIGMPNLDGIGLMKELRNTEQNTKFVAITAFNDERKLSELSSVGVHGFVLKTSGRTELLSAIRSVARGQCYVDPKVAGLLLGAFHKKQDEADMLCDLTDREKEVLFWLAQGLSNLEISAKMNLSEKTVKNHVSHILKKLDLRDRTQAAILAWRVGIAESSEE encoded by the coding sequence ATGGAAAAAATTCGCATGGTTCTCATAGACGATCACAAACTTTTTCGCGATGGGATGAAAAAACTTTTGGCGATGGAGCCGGATTTATCGGTGGAAGGCGAGGCTTCGGACGGCATCGAGGGGCTTGCCCTCATAAAAAGGTCTAAGCCCGACGTGGTTTTGTTGGACATAGGTATGCCCAACCTGGACGGTATAGGGCTTATGAAGGAGCTCAGAAACACGGAACAAAACACGAAGTTCGTTGCGATAACAGCTTTTAACGATGAGAGAAAACTTTCGGAACTCTCCTCCGTGGGAGTTCATGGTTTTGTGTTGAAGACCTCCGGAAGAACCGAACTCCTGTCGGCCATTCGTTCGGTTGCAAGGGGACAGTGTTACGTGGATCCTAAAGTGGCGGGTCTGCTCTTAGGGGCTTTTCACAAAAAACAAGACGAGGCCGATATGCTTTGCGACCTCACCGACAGGGAGAAAGAGGTCCTTTTCTGGCTAGCCCAGGGACTCAGTAACCTGGAGATATCGGCGAAAATGAATCTCTCCGAGAAAACGGTGAAGAACCATGTCAGCCACATACTTAAAAAGTTGGACCTCAGGGACAGAACCCAGGCGGCCATATTGGCGTGGAGAGTCGGAATAGCCGAATCTTCGGAGGAATAG
- the fliD gene encoding flagellar filament capping protein FliD: MSISLPTTQMTGLSSGLDWGNIIDEQMKALRKNEDPWYDKIQLLNDKIYLYQEFSSSVKAAQSALDPLKLESTFTSKTPELVVVGSNESSDAILKVDLEPSAQIDEWNIKVNSLAVAERRLSDRQDSSSTPLGKSGSFFVRIGTKAAEITYESSDSLRTVAEKIRSADIGLDAYLIDNRLVVESENTGLGSSSFTEEVTRGSGDYDPLGANGIDPSSIGDITVGSTTYENGTDFEVIADSATGGYQIHWLGASRPSETSTYDVSYDYDANTFGLYEIRETLSKDLTRTVGSDYDTIDVEKLDTATVSIAGYTEGTDYEIVEDPDDEEKWAIHWIGSKPADGATFSVDYSNTDNSLLDGLGILTEDATHHRDAQDASLTVNGIDVTRSSNEIDDLIGGATLNLKGVGEVNMEVTLNAQKAVESIQAFVESYNDLMEYINVRSEETTYNYSDTPNSDTKAVPEDDLSRRKGLLAGDTVLWQTKSNLRKIISESVGDDEDTFNMLYQLGISTEETDFGKSGKLEFDTDKFMEAMATDSDSVQKLVNTISEKLDSQFDSVVSTSTVAIGDTSTKEGRIPSQISVWENEVTQLQQRIKDYEERITTQQLNMYKQYAAMEEQMTKLNYQASSLSSTFSALSASGSS, from the coding sequence ATGTCGATCAGTTTGCCGACGACTCAGATGACCGGTCTGTCATCTGGTCTCGACTGGGGAAACATCATAGATGAACAGATGAAGGCCCTCAGGAAGAATGAAGATCCTTGGTATGATAAAATTCAGTTATTAAACGACAAGATTTATCTCTACCAGGAGTTCTCTTCCTCCGTCAAGGCTGCTCAATCCGCCCTGGACCCCCTTAAGCTGGAATCCACCTTTACATCGAAGACCCCGGAGCTTGTGGTGGTGGGAAGCAACGAAAGCTCCGACGCCATTCTAAAGGTCGACCTGGAGCCTTCCGCTCAGATAGATGAGTGGAACATAAAGGTAAACAGCCTCGCCGTAGCGGAGAGACGGCTATCCGACCGTCAGGATAGCTCCTCGACACCCCTAGGAAAATCTGGGTCCTTCTTCGTACGGATCGGCACAAAGGCTGCGGAGATCACCTACGAGAGCAGCGACTCGCTCAGGACCGTAGCCGAGAAGATACGGTCCGCCGACATAGGGCTCGATGCCTATCTGATAGACAACAGGTTAGTCGTAGAGAGCGAGAACACCGGCCTGGGATCAAGCTCCTTTACGGAGGAGGTCACCAGGGGAAGCGGCGACTACGACCCACTGGGAGCCAACGGAATAGATCCAAGCTCTATAGGGGACATAACAGTCGGATCCACCACTTACGAAAACGGAACCGACTTCGAGGTAATAGCCGACTCAGCCACCGGTGGATATCAGATACACTGGCTAGGGGCCAGCCGCCCCAGCGAAACCAGCACCTACGACGTGTCTTACGACTACGACGCCAACACCTTCGGGCTGTACGAGATAAGGGAGACCCTTTCCAAAGACCTGACCAGGACAGTCGGATCCGACTACGACACCATCGACGTGGAGAAGTTGGACACCGCGACCGTAAGCATCGCAGGATACACGGAGGGAACGGATTACGAGATCGTCGAGGATCCAGACGACGAGGAAAAATGGGCGATCCACTGGATCGGTTCCAAGCCTGCCGACGGCGCAACCTTCTCGGTAGACTACTCAAACACGGATAACAGCCTTCTCGACGGTCTGGGAATATTGACGGAGGACGCCACCCATCACAGGGACGCTCAGGACGCCTCCTTGACCGTAAACGGGATAGACGTCACGAGATCCTCCAACGAGATAGACGACCTCATAGGCGGCGCAACCCTGAATCTCAAGGGAGTCGGAGAGGTTAACATGGAGGTCACGTTGAACGCCCAGAAGGCGGTCGAGTCCATCCAGGCCTTCGTCGAAAGCTACAACGACCTCATGGAATACATAAACGTTCGTTCCGAGGAAACAACCTACAACTATTCGGACACCCCCAATTCGGATACCAAGGCCGTTCCGGAAGATGACCTTAGTCGAAGGAAGGGACTATTGGCAGGCGACACCGTTTTATGGCAGACCAAGTCCAACCTCAGGAAGATCATTTCCGAGTCGGTAGGCGATGACGAAGACACCTTCAACATGCTTTATCAGTTGGGAATTTCCACCGAGGAGACCGATTTCGGAAAGAGCGGGAAACTCGAGTTCGACACCGACAAGTTCATGGAGGCTATGGCCACAGATTCGGACTCGGTCCAAAAACTCGTAAATACGATATCGGAAAAACTCGACTCCCAGTTCGACAGCGTGGTAAGCACCTCCACCGTAGCTATAGGCGACACCTCCACCAAAGAGGGCCGTATACCAAGCCAGATAAGCGTCTGGGAAAACGAGGTCACCCAACTTCAACAGAGGATAAAGGATTACGAGGAGAGGATTACCACCCAACAGCTGAACATGTATAAACAATACGCCGCCATGGAGGAACAGATGACCAAGTTGAACTATCAGGCATCGTCTCTTTCCAGCACGTTCAGCGCCCTATCTGCCTCCGGAAGCAGTTAA
- a CDS encoding lysylphosphatidylglycerol synthase transmembrane domain-containing protein, whose translation MSEVSLRKGLAIFLLLSFGVSCVVLAFSVDGSTWSTLLTARKGPMALAFLLVLGAWLCDAIRFCLLARAMDRKISIPNGIILTWLHYFGCAVTPMQVGGGPFQVYVLYRSGVPIGKGVAITLVRTLLTTFILSVAAPLSFLLDPRFMKESPFLVGIFYYVLLISILAWVAFGISVVRPDLVKKTGSVLVLWLNRFNVIGKYKILCTIRRINREIDGYSANLRYLFSRGIGWFTLSFVMSLLHLVFLFSVLPCLIWSIGLEVNYVESFLAQAIFLFVLYFVPTPGASGVAEGGGAAIFGFLVPWSMAGVTAIAWRFFTEYLAIIMGAIVAVRFIGWGTAEMIIKNRRRECDDLELAESGRES comes from the coding sequence ATGTCTGAGGTGTCTCTGAGAAAAGGACTGGCCATCTTCCTTCTGCTGTCTTTCGGGGTTAGTTGCGTAGTTCTCGCTTTCAGCGTCGATGGATCGACCTGGAGTACCTTATTGACCGCCAGGAAAGGCCCGATGGCTCTGGCTTTCCTGTTGGTGTTGGGGGCCTGGCTCTGCGATGCCATAAGGTTTTGCTTGTTGGCACGGGCGATGGACAGAAAAATATCGATCCCGAACGGGATAATTCTCACCTGGCTTCACTATTTCGGCTGCGCAGTAACGCCGATGCAGGTAGGGGGAGGTCCTTTTCAGGTATATGTTCTGTATCGTTCAGGCGTCCCTATAGGGAAAGGAGTGGCCATCACCTTGGTGAGGACCCTCCTGACCACGTTCATCCTTTCGGTGGCGGCACCTCTTTCTTTTCTTCTGGATCCCAGATTTATGAAAGAGAGTCCTTTTCTGGTAGGCATTTTCTACTATGTCCTTCTCATATCTATCTTGGCTTGGGTCGCCTTCGGGATCAGTGTCGTTCGCCCCGATCTGGTAAAAAAGACGGGGTCGGTGCTGGTGTTGTGGCTCAATCGTTTCAACGTGATAGGTAAGTATAAGATCCTCTGTACAATAAGAAGGATAAACCGCGAGATAGACGGATATTCGGCCAACCTGAGATACCTCTTTTCCAGAGGTATAGGTTGGTTTACCCTGTCGTTCGTCATGTCCTTGCTTCACCTGGTGTTTCTGTTTTCCGTGTTGCCCTGCCTGATTTGGTCCATAGGGTTGGAGGTCAACTACGTCGAGAGTTTTCTGGCACAGGCGATATTCCTCTTCGTGCTTTACTTCGTTCCTACCCCTGGGGCCAGTGGTGTCGCCGAGGGAGGCGGAGCTGCCATATTCGGGTTTCTGGTTCCCTGGAGCATGGCGGGAGTGACTGCCATTGCGTGGAGATTTTTTACCGAATACCTGGCGATCATAATGGGAGCTATTGTGGCGGTACGGTTCATAGGTTGGGGTACCGCCGAGATGATAATAAAAAACAGACGAAGGGAATGTGATGACCTTGAACTTGCCGAAAGCGGACGGGAAAGCTGA
- a CDS encoding methyltransferase family protein: protein MTLNLPKADGKAEFDRIRAEAFRLRGGIWTALFLAILAVARPTVTTVLVGALPVLLGQALRCWAVGCIVLYRGERVKAQRLVTWGPYSICRNPLYVANGLIGLGWGIMAGPLALSLFFVVFVALYGFLIVPWEERFLSETFGKAFNDYRKRVGAFWPKIWPPRMSSGPFDYSVIWNSEKHSMLVTVVGSSLLLSRLWW from the coding sequence ATGACCTTGAACTTGCCGAAAGCGGACGGGAAAGCTGAGTTCGACCGGATACGGGCAGAGGCCTTTCGTCTCAGAGGAGGAATATGGACGGCTCTTTTCCTGGCCATATTGGCTGTAGCCCGTCCGACTGTGACGACTGTACTCGTTGGAGCGTTGCCGGTCCTGTTGGGGCAGGCTCTTAGATGTTGGGCCGTGGGCTGCATCGTCCTGTATAGAGGAGAGAGGGTCAAGGCCCAGAGGCTGGTTACCTGGGGGCCATACTCGATATGCAGAAATCCCCTCTACGTGGCGAACGGACTGATAGGCCTAGGGTGGGGGATCATGGCGGGGCCATTGGCTCTTTCTCTCTTTTTCGTAGTCTTCGTAGCCCTTTACGGCTTCCTGATAGTTCCCTGGGAAGAGCGATTCTTATCCGAGACGTTTGGCAAAGCTTTTAACGACTACCGTAAAAGGGTGGGGGCGTTTTGGCCCAAGATTTGGCCTCCCAGGATGTCCTCCGGGCCCTTCGACTACTCCGTCATATGGAATAGCGAGAAGCACAGTATGTTGGTGACGGTGGTGGGTTCCTCGTTGTTGTTATCCAGATTATGGTGGTAA
- a CDS encoding NAD(P)-dependent malic enzyme, whose product MTVDRNEALELHRKAKGKIKLSPNVSVRNKRDISLAYIQGGAVASGEILREKELVYDYTGKSNRLAIVSNGTSVLGLGDYGPEAALPMIEGKSLLYKHFGDIDAIPLCIKSNDMDEIMSFCRLLEPSFGAINIEDVKSPIDFDLVKRLRKELEIPIFGDDMHCSSVVILGSLINALKVVEKELSSVKIVIVGAGTSAVATAELMLYAGATNVVMLNRRGILHEDMTDLNGVQRFILDRLNPEGIRGGIKEATKNADILIGLTGKVGAFGRDDVALMAPRSIVFPLSRPEPEMDPEEAKTAGAEVVGCGLIEGPNTMPNLKVFPGITRGLLDVRATGLNFNVQLEAAKEYAANVDPRRLRSDHITPFIFSDELTPRIAEAVAQSCVREGLARISPAPQEVFENTWKRLYGGYIARF is encoded by the coding sequence ATGACCGTGGACCGAAACGAAGCGTTGGAACTTCACCGCAAAGCTAAGGGCAAGATAAAGCTCTCTCCTAACGTGTCGGTGAGAAACAAGAGGGATATAAGCCTTGCCTACATACAGGGGGGAGCTGTGGCCTCCGGCGAGATATTAAGGGAGAAAGAGCTGGTTTACGACTACACGGGAAAGAGCAACCGTCTCGCCATAGTCTCGAACGGGACCTCCGTTTTAGGACTTGGAGACTACGGACCCGAGGCAGCACTTCCCATGATAGAGGGCAAAAGCCTGCTCTACAAACATTTCGGAGACATTGACGCCATACCTCTTTGCATAAAATCCAACGATATGGATGAGATAATGAGTTTCTGTCGCCTATTGGAGCCAAGCTTCGGAGCTATAAACATAGAGGACGTAAAGAGTCCGATAGATTTCGACTTGGTAAAAAGGCTTCGCAAAGAGCTGGAGATCCCCATTTTCGGTGACGACATGCACTGCTCATCCGTCGTCATACTGGGCTCTCTTATCAACGCTCTCAAGGTCGTGGAGAAAGAGCTCTCATCGGTAAAGATCGTCATAGTGGGAGCAGGTACCTCGGCGGTAGCCACGGCGGAACTGATGCTCTACGCCGGAGCGACAAACGTAGTTATGCTCAACAGAAGAGGTATCCTCCACGAGGACATGACCGACCTGAACGGAGTACAGAGGTTCATACTGGACAGACTGAACCCCGAGGGAATCAGAGGAGGAATAAAGGAGGCCACAAAGAATGCGGATATCCTGATAGGCCTTACAGGCAAGGTAGGAGCCTTCGGAAGAGACGATGTAGCCTTGATGGCTCCACGAAGCATTGTTTTTCCCCTTTCCAGACCGGAACCAGAGATGGACCCGGAAGAAGCCAAGACGGCAGGTGCGGAGGTAGTCGGCTGCGGCCTGATAGAAGGCCCAAACACCATGCCTAACCTCAAGGTCTTCCCAGGAATAACCAGAGGCCTTCTGGACGTCAGGGCCACTGGCTTGAACTTCAATGTCCAGCTGGAGGCGGCAAAGGAATATGCGGCAAACGTCGATCCCCGACGGCTTAGATCGGATCATATAACTCCATTTATATTTTCCGACGAGCTGACCCCGAGAATAGCCGAAGCGGTGGCTCAGTCTTGCGTAAGGGAGGGGCTGGCTCGGATCTCCCCCGCTCCTCAGGAGGTTTTCGAGAACACATGGAAGAGGCTGTACGGAGGATACATCGCCAGATTCTAA
- a CDS encoding MBL fold metallo-hydrolase, with the protein MLPVNGLVFLGTAGTRFNVINQRRSSGGMVASLDGFILAIDPGPGALVRMCSLRPTVDPNKIDGMLLTHRHIDHSGDFNVVAEAMTGGGRRPGGLVALPSDAISEEPVLFGYLKRRIAEIHLWKDCIPVPFPKGEVLPLRLRHHGVECYGLKFIGDFPTWGIISDTAYIAEIPDFFSDCDVVVANTTLLEKVGRIEHLSVLDVEKLLEKISPKLLLMTHLGTRILDSSPSKIAAELSNERTQVLSAEDGMIIDFDEIVRHKTDGKTYREE; encoded by the coding sequence ATGCTTCCGGTCAACGGCCTGGTCTTTCTGGGGACCGCCGGAACCAGGTTCAACGTCATAAACCAGAGGAGAAGCTCCGGGGGAATGGTGGCTTCCTTAGACGGATTCATACTGGCAATAGATCCCGGCCCCGGAGCGTTGGTCCGTATGTGCTCGCTGAGACCGACAGTAGATCCCAATAAAATCGACGGGATGCTTTTGACCCATCGTCATATAGACCACAGCGGAGATTTCAACGTGGTGGCGGAAGCAATGACCGGAGGAGGACGCCGACCTGGAGGTCTCGTGGCCCTGCCTTCGGACGCCATATCGGAGGAACCGGTGCTTTTCGGGTACCTGAAGCGAAGGATAGCGGAAATCCACCTGTGGAAAGACTGCATTCCAGTCCCCTTCCCTAAAGGAGAGGTTCTTCCCCTGAGATTGAGACATCACGGAGTCGAGTGTTACGGGCTGAAATTCATAGGAGACTTCCCGACATGGGGAATTATCAGCGATACCGCCTATATCGCGGAGATACCCGATTTTTTCTCCGACTGCGACGTGGTGGTGGCCAACACAACATTGCTTGAAAAGGTCGGCAGAATAGAGCATCTATCCGTCCTGGACGTGGAGAAACTCCTTGAGAAAATCTCGCCAAAGCTGCTGCTGATGACCCATCTAGGAACGAGAATACTGGACTCGTCCCCCTCGAAAATAGCAGCTGAACTCTCTAACGAGCGTACCCAGGTGTTATCGGCCGAGGACGGTATGATAATAGATTTCGACGAAATCGTAAGGCACAAAACAGACGGGAAGACGTATCGAGAGGAGTGA
- a CDS encoding isochorismatase family protein — protein sequence MNPQILRPKNTVMLMIDVQEKLLPAIYGKESVELNAKKLIKASQIMEIPLKVTEQYPKGLGGTVSGLTEDISPDDVFEKKAFGCFDEEGFDDFFRCTRRNQVVLFGIESHICVHTTAMQLLERDFEVTVVADGCGSRENSNHEMALRNMSACGVHVLPMESVVYQLIKVSGTPEFKQLLPLFK from the coding sequence ATGAATCCACAGATATTGCGACCTAAGAACACGGTTATGTTGATGATCGACGTTCAGGAGAAGCTCCTGCCCGCCATATACGGGAAGGAATCGGTGGAGCTCAACGCGAAGAAGCTCATAAAGGCGTCCCAGATTATGGAGATACCTTTGAAGGTTACGGAGCAATACCCGAAGGGATTGGGGGGTACTGTTTCCGGACTGACAGAGGATATATCTCCTGACGATGTTTTCGAGAAAAAGGCCTTCGGATGTTTCGACGAAGAGGGCTTCGACGATTTCTTTCGATGTACCAGAAGAAACCAGGTGGTCCTCTTCGGGATAGAGAGCCATATATGCGTGCACACGACAGCCATGCAGCTCCTCGAGAGAGACTTCGAGGTTACGGTCGTGGCGGATGGATGCGGAAGCAGAGAAAACAGCAATCATGAGATGGCCCTGCGGAATATGTCGGCCTGCGGCGTTCACGTTCTTCCTATGGAATCGGTGGTCTACCAGTTGATAAAGGTATCCGGAACACCGGAGTTCAAGCAACTGCTACCTCTGTTCAAGTAA
- the smpB gene encoding SsrA-binding protein SmpB: protein MAVERVAQNRKARHDYFILDTFECGIVLTGTEIKSVRAGRVNLKDGYAKLEKGELWLMNVHISPYENASWRQHDPTQRRKLLMHRSEIRKLSGKIKERGFTLVPLSMYIKDGRWAKIELGLAKGKALHDKRQSLAEEDAKRTMAREIRNRQKV, encoded by the coding sequence ATGGCCGTGGAGAGGGTAGCCCAGAACAGGAAAGCCCGGCACGACTATTTTATACTGGATACCTTTGAGTGTGGCATAGTCCTTACTGGCACGGAGATAAAATCCGTCAGGGCTGGGCGAGTCAATCTGAAGGACGGATATGCCAAGCTGGAAAAAGGCGAGCTGTGGTTGATGAACGTTCATATTTCACCTTACGAAAACGCCAGCTGGAGACAACACGACCCGACCCAGAGGCGAAAGCTTTTGATGCATCGATCGGAGATACGCAAGCTTTCAGGAAAGATAAAGGAGCGAGGTTTTACGTTGGTCCCTTTGTCCATGTACATAAAGGACGGTCGATGGGCCAAGATAGAGCTCGGGTTGGCGAAGGGTAAAGCCCTTCACGACAAAAGACAGTCCCTTGCGGAAGAGGACGCCAAGCGTACCATGGCAAGGGAGATCAGGAACAGACAGAAAGTTTAA
- a CDS encoding tyrosine-type recombinase/integrase, with product MALTNAEIKRATLREKRYTMRDSEGLWLEITPAGKKTWKVRFKTQGREIKHTLGRYPDVSLKEARLKRDEIRLELVNHKSVPEGTFKALAEEWFERQVVPVRTHGHARTIRSRLDRLILPYLGDRPPVEINAPELLTILRRIEDQGHVETAHRVSQIVGQVLRYGIATGQARHDITADLRGALIPRKPEHFPTLTDPEKIGGLMRAIQAFSGSFIVRCAMLFQIYTAVRPGEMRKAEWKEIDGDLWKIPAERMKKRRPHLVPLSSQAIGVLEEIRPLTGGGELIFPSIRSKTRPISDMTVNAALRRMGYAQNELTGHGFRAMFSTIANECQWPSDVIELQLAHVDKNSVRAAYNHAELLDKRRELLQWWADWLDGVSKSLDK from the coding sequence ATGGCTTTGACGAACGCCGAAATTAAAAGGGCGACTCTGAGGGAAAAACGCTATACGATGCGAGACTCCGAAGGCCTTTGGCTGGAAATCACCCCCGCCGGGAAAAAGACCTGGAAGGTTCGCTTTAAAACTCAGGGTCGGGAGATCAAACATACCCTGGGCAGATATCCCGACGTATCGCTGAAAGAGGCACGATTGAAGCGTGACGAAATTCGGCTGGAATTGGTCAACCACAAAAGCGTTCCTGAAGGAACCTTCAAGGCTCTGGCCGAGGAATGGTTCGAGCGCCAGGTCGTTCCGGTGCGTACCCATGGACACGCCAGAACGATAAGATCGAGGCTAGACAGGCTTATCCTGCCATACCTGGGAGACCGACCCCCTGTAGAGATAAACGCTCCGGAGCTGTTGACCATCCTTCGGCGGATAGAGGACCAGGGACACGTTGAGACGGCTCACAGGGTGTCTCAGATAGTGGGGCAGGTCCTGCGGTATGGAATAGCCACGGGGCAGGCCAGACACGACATAACGGCCGATCTGAGAGGGGCGCTGATACCACGCAAACCGGAACACTTTCCTACGCTGACGGACCCCGAAAAGATAGGTGGGCTCATGAGAGCGATACAAGCCTTCTCCGGCTCGTTTATAGTTCGTTGTGCCATGCTGTTTCAGATATACACGGCGGTACGCCCCGGAGAGATGCGGAAGGCGGAATGGAAGGAGATCGACGGAGATCTCTGGAAGATCCCGGCCGAGAGGATGAAGAAACGCAGGCCTCACCTGGTGCCTTTGTCGAGCCAGGCAATAGGGGTGCTGGAGGAGATACGCCCCCTCACCGGGGGAGGGGAGCTGATATTCCCCTCCATCAGGAGCAAGACCCGTCCGATAAGCGACATGACGGTTAACGCAGCCCTGCGGCGCATGGGCTACGCTCAAAACGAGCTTACCGGCCACGGCTTCAGAGCAATGTTCTCCACGATAGCCAACGAATGTCAGTGGCCCTCGGACGTCATCGAGCTACAGCTCGCCCACGTAGACAAGAACTCCGTCCGTGCGGCGTATAACCACGCCGAGTTATTGGACAAGCGGAGAGAGCTCTTGCAGTGGTGGGCTGATTGGCTGGATGGGGTTTCGAAGTCTCTTGACAAATAG